Proteins encoded by one window of Novipirellula artificiosorum:
- a CDS encoding alpha-L-fucosidase, giving the protein MFIHFGVDKKSEFNPVDFDAGQWVRVAKQGGMKYIVLTTKHHAGFCLWDSELTDWNVVDQTPLKRDIVKDLAAACKAEGLEMGCYYSIADYHHPLYEPKYQNRPERRRGTVPGADIRKYIDFMFGQLEELCELYQPCLIWFDGGSGFRHPDNKPLLRRQELVDMLHSYGTISNSRLGDDDRLQIVDYLSMNDNLAPMFNLGVYFESAVTMGDSWHYRANEELKSPQALLERLVNAAGNGGNLLLNVGPDHEGVIPEAMQTRIKTMGDWLNRNGEAIYGTEAGPYPYEISWGTITQRKNEDSTSLYLNVVDWPKDGKFTLFGVDNDVKSAALLATGEAIEYQSEINDSTGHKIIMLSVPEDAPDEYVSVIKLVVAGDVSMDPTFMQLSDGKVVMGTYNANIHDLETVAGKPSNAKDMKMYTVPAKGIGIMPARGLTVAGFQTKGQALSWELEVYRPGTYEVVVVCHAGRNQSWDVEGSVRAIVSGQSVENRLIEDKRVATPAMDPGVVDLHCVLGTVEIESAGTHTLSLEVASDFTGAKPKFRAVMLVPVAQENSIRIE; this is encoded by the coding sequence ATGTTTATCCACTTTGGCGTCGACAAGAAGAGCGAGTTTAACCCCGTCGATTTTGATGCCGGCCAGTGGGTGCGTGTTGCCAAGCAAGGGGGGATGAAATATATCGTCTTAACCACCAAGCATCATGCTGGGTTCTGTCTCTGGGACTCTGAACTCACCGACTGGAATGTCGTTGATCAAACCCCATTGAAGCGTGACATCGTCAAGGATTTGGCCGCAGCCTGTAAGGCCGAGGGTCTTGAGATGGGCTGCTACTATTCGATTGCAGACTATCATCATCCCCTTTACGAACCCAAATATCAAAACAGGCCCGAGAGACGAAGGGGGACAGTTCCAGGTGCAGATATTAGGAAGTATATCGACTTCATGTTCGGACAGCTCGAAGAACTATGTGAGCTCTATCAGCCTTGCCTAATCTGGTTTGATGGAGGAAGCGGATTCAGACATCCTGATAACAAGCCCCTGCTTCGCCGACAAGAGTTGGTGGATATGCTGCACTCCTATGGAACCATCTCCAATAGCAGATTGGGCGATGATGATCGTCTGCAGATCGTTGATTACTTGAGCATGAATGACAACCTGGCTCCCATGTTCAATCTGGGGGTCTACTTTGAATCGGCCGTGACCATGGGGGATTCCTGGCACTATCGAGCCAATGAAGAATTGAAGTCTCCCCAAGCCCTCCTGGAACGCCTTGTCAATGCTGCAGGAAATGGCGGAAATCTATTGTTGAATGTAGGGCCTGATCATGAAGGCGTCATTCCAGAGGCGATGCAGACAAGAATCAAGACAATGGGAGATTGGCTGAATAGAAATGGCGAAGCGATCTATGGAACCGAGGCCGGCCCCTACCCCTATGAAATAAGCTGGGGAACGATTACTCAACGTAAGAATGAAGACAGCACCAGCCTTTATCTGAACGTGGTTGACTGGCCAAAAGACGGAAAGTTCACGCTGTTTGGAGTGGACAATGATGTAAAGAGTGCGGCTCTTCTTGCTACGGGCGAAGCGATTGAATACCAATCGGAGATTAACGATTCTACGGGGCACAAGATCATCATGCTGAGTGTTCCCGAGGATGCACCCGATGAATATGTCTCCGTGATCAAGCTTGTTGTCGCTGGGGACGTGTCCATGGATCCAACCTTCATGCAGCTGAGTGATGGCAAGGTTGTGATGGGTACCTACAACGCAAACATCCATGACCTGGAAACCGTTGCCGGCAAACCCTCCAATGCAAAGGACATGAAAATGTACACTGTCCCGGCGAAAGGCATTGGAATCATGCCAGCCAGAGGACTAACCGTTGCCGGCTTTCAAACCAAGGGGCAGGCTTTGAGTTGGGAATTAGAAGTGTATAGGCCGGGGACCTATGAAGTCGTCGTTGTCTGCCATGCCGGCCGGAACCAGAGCTGGGATGTTGAAGGGAGCGTGCGGGCCATAGTTTCCGGTCAATCGGTTGAGAATCGATTGATCGAAGACAAACGCGTTGCAACTCCTGCCATGGACCCGGGGGTAGTGGATTTGCATTGCGTCTTAGGCACCGTCGAGATCGAATCGGCAGGCACGCATACACTTTCCCTGGAGGTCGCTTCCGATTTCACCGGTGCGAAACCTAAGTTCCGAGCAGTCATGCTGGTGCCCGTAGCTCAAGAGAACTCGATCCGTATTGAATGA